The following nucleotide sequence is from Pochonia chlamydosporia 170 chromosome 4, whole genome shotgun sequence.
GACACTTGCCGAGATCATGGTGCGAGACCCGGCACTATTAATAGCGTCCGGAGGATTGGGTACCCTTTCAGAAGCTTTGGCAGAAGGAACGTACAAGTCCCCTGAGAGTCTAACCTCGGCCTTTCTGTTCCTCTTGGATTCACCGCAGAGACGCAAATACATTATCCCTGGCTATGGCCTAGATGTTGTCTTCACCGCTTTCACGGATCAGCTCGCTGGCGCGGAAGGCATATTGAAACAGAATTCTAGGGCCATTTCTGTAGCTATGAGGTCATGGTCTGGGCTCATGACCTTGAGCATGTACGATTTCCGACCGATTCGCTCGCTCATTGCCAGCATTCTCTTTCCCAACCAAAGTATTCGAGAGACAGTCTTGGATCTTCTCTTCTCATTGCTTCGTATTAAGCCTCCAGCATGGGCGACTTCGTTCTTAGCCGGAAGACGCCTCACAACTTATGGCCGCGTTGCCAATCTGAAATCCGCTACGAGGAGCCGGAGTGGGACCTTGGATATAGAAGAAGACCCGGGCGAACAAAACTTCGTCGACCATTACACCTCTCTCCTTCTCGCGGTGTTCATCAAATCCGGGCTGTTGCAGAGCTTGCTGCAGATGGCGCAATCCGAAGAGGACCCTATGCTGAAACGAAAGTCGACCTTGCTGATTGGGGAAGTGCTGAAGCTCTCCAGTCGACTTCTGCCACCTTCATGGAGTGCTGACTTGCAGCTGCTTCCCGAACTCTTCTCCGCAGCCACCGAGTTTGGAAACGAAGATCACTTCAATGCCTCTGGAATTGTTTATCAAATAAGCAGCGTCAGTCGAACACTGTACAGGAGCGCTCCTTCTGAATCAATGGCCGGCGGTCTCCCTTCGAGTGACAGTATGCGCACCTTGGTGCGGCTCGATGAGCAGCCAAAGTCGACCAATGTCGCGGTGGCGCTGGACGATGCTACGTTTCGTCAACTTCTGATCGACTCCAGTGTTCTTAATAGCTCCAACTATATGAAGTGGAACTGGGAGGTTATTCTCAAAATCATAGACGGCCCTCTTCAAACTGGTAAACGCCTAGATGAAGCAATCAAGGCATCGAAATTCATGAAGAGGCTAATGAGCTTCTACCGTCCATTCAAGTACAAATTTGCAGATGTAAAAAACACAAGGGGCACACAAAAGTATATTAGGGCTGGATGTGCTTTGGTGCATTCACTTCTTCAATCGCCTGAGGGAGTCAAGTTCTTAGCGGATAGTAAGTTGCTGAGGCAAATTGCTGAGTGCCTGGCGCAATGCGACCCGGTAAGTTGACCACCATTATGTAGAGCCCTATGATTGCACTTCGTCTAACTCAGCATAGACGAGCGGCCTCACTGCTCAGTTTCCCATGTTTTCGAGGGACCGACTCACCGATACGCTTTGTGGAGGTTactttgccatgcttggCGTTCTGAGCAGCGAGCCAAAGGGATTGCTTCTGCTCGAGAGGTGGCGAATGTTTAATATGATGTACCACATCGTGGACTTCAAGCAGCGCCCGGATCTTATCAAGCTGCTACTCTCTAACTTCGACTACACCCTGCAAGGCCACCCTCGTGTTTTGCTTTCTAAGGCTCTGACTGCCGGGACAAAAGACATACGAATACATGCCACCAATGCCCTTCGCAAATGCACTATTGGTCCAGTAGCCAATATCATTGGTGACAATGAAACCAGCGACTCAAAATGGGCTATCCGCCTCCTAGTCACACAGCTCTACGATCCTGAGATTGAAGTATGCTCCACCGCAATCAAGATATTGGAGAGTGCCTGTAACAAGAAGTTATATCTGGAGTATATAGTTGAGTGTCGGCCAGCCCTAGATCACTTGGGAGAAATTGGTGCACCACTGCTATTACGATTCCTATCCACATCTATTGGATACCACTATTTGGACGGACTAGACTACATCAGCAACGAGATGGACGACTGGTTCCTCGGTCGAAACGATTCATATGTCGGTGTTATTGAGGCGGGTTTGGCTCGAGCATTTTTAGCTGACCCAGACGACCATAGTCATCGGCTCAGCCTTTTTGATGACTCAGATCCAGAGGCGGAATTTCACGACAGTCACGTCCCACCACATTTCTACAGAGAGCTAACGAGGACCCGAGAGGGCTGTAAACTGTTGAGAGACAAAGGCCACTTTGAAGAGTTTGTCACAACGATACGCGACCACGGTATGCAGACCGAGGACATGGAGATAATGACAAAAGTCAAGGGTTGTCTCTGGGCTGTTGGCAATGTAGGGTCGATGGAGCTTGGTGCGCCATTCCTAGAGTCGAGTGACGTGGTCGGGCAAATTGTCAAGATTGCCGAAACGCATGATGTGATGAGCTTAAGGGGAACTGCGTTCTTCGTACTGGGGTTGATTTCTCGATCCACCCATGGGCTAGAAATCCTTTCTGAACACGGTTGGGATGCCAATACGACATCGTCGGGCACGTCTCTGGGATTTTGTATACCAAACGACCTCTCCAAGCTCTTTTCTGTAGCACCATGGAAACACGTCAATGTAGCTTCCATTCTTATTCCGGACACGCAACGAACTATTCAAGAACAGCCCCCGGTCCAGCAAGCCCGCCCTCCACTGGAGTACTCCGAATGTCCACCTTTGTATAGTGATGAGGACATCAACAATCGAATTCTAGAGCTTGTTGTCGATCTCGGCAACATGGTGCTCTACAAAAAGGCTCTCACAGAGCTACAAAAGCTTAAGCAGAGAAGGCCTAACGCTTTTCGAAGCACAGACTTTTTCAAGAAGGTGATGGGCCTCATGGAATGGAACCACTACAGACTTGGAATCCGGAGGTTGGTGATCGACCTGTTTGAGAAGAACGTGATGCGACAAATAGTGTTCGGGGACGATGAGAGCGACAGCAGCGAGGCCAGTATTGCAGATGGGGCGGAGGAGAGCGGTGAGGGCAGTTCCGGTGATGATCGAacagagagacagagaaGCATCACCGAGCCAACCGAGATGCCCTCCGACCTCATGCCAGCGCCATTGAGGGTGAGAAAATGAGGAGGGGTTATAGCTCTGACACAGAAACTATTGCGGCAGGTCATCATGCAGGTAGTCGTGTGGTGCGCCTATGCCATTGGGACGGCTGTCTTCGCAACCCCCATCAATTGCTGGATAGTATCCCCCATGGCACCGGAAGTTCGGGGTCTCAGGACTTTGTTTTGTGTGAATAGTTTTGTATTCGGCTTTTGGCTTTGGGCAGTAGCTCCTGGGAGGGCAGACGCCGGTAAGGCAGGCAAACCGTCCAAAATATTGCGCCACAGCCATGCATACGGCGTTGGCACCTTGTGATTTATACATTTGGAAAGGCAAGACCGTATAGTCAGTGGAGAGGGGACAAAACGGGCAGCAGCTTGAACAGTGCGGTGTTTTCAGCGAGGAGTAAAAATCGGCCGTAGGATGTGCACATTCGGTTAATTCATGGTGTTATGTGTATCATTTGGGGGCAGACCAAAGAGGCGTTTGGGGAGCGTTTGCTTTGCCACCTTGTTTAGCCAGGCAGGTGAATAGATACGAATCAAAAGTTTTGTTGATATAGTGcttgacatgatgcagtAGTCAAATTGAAGTGTTTTGGGCGGATGGAAGAGCCAGAGCAAGAAGAGTATGCATGGGCAAGCAAGGTTGGATagatggatgaagatggataGAGATGGATCTTGCCCCACACAATGCGCTTCTTTTGCCATTAACCAGACAGACTAACCATTCCAACTCGACGTGGAAAGTCTACACTCTTACCAACTGAATCAACTGTCGAGATTTATATCAGTTCCTATCGTTGCTGTTGAAGCAGCCACCATGATTAATGGCAGAGTGCTGGTCATTGCCGGCTCCGACTGCTCCGGTGGAGCGTAAGTTGTCATGatctcatcaccacactaaacttcaatgccattgcatTGCCTGTTGTAGCTTTCTTTCTGTCCTTTGCCTTATTATTGTCTTCAATTTTTTGGGGGATGGAGTTTATTCAATTGCTACCGCAGCAGCGTACTAGAGGCCATCCATGAAGCTAATCATTCGTCTTGTTACCATCTTAGTGGCTTGGAGGCCGATCAAAAGGTTTTGGCAGCACATGGCTGTTATGCCATGACTGCTACCACGGCCTTGACGGCGCAAAATACCATGGGTGTCAAGGGAATTCATGTCATTCCTGCAGATTTCGTGGAGAAGCAAATTCAAGCGTGCATTGAAGACGTCGGTGTCGACGTGATCAAAACAGGTTCGTTTCACCATGGCAAGTGCAATAGCTCAAGGGCCTGGAGTCCGGTAGTTGAGCGGACAGCATTTCGCTCTCGACAAAAAGCTTTCATCATTCCGTCACTTACTGATGTTCTCATTAGGGATGCTCGCGGCTGCAGATACCATTGAGATGATTGCAAGGCAAGTTGAGAAGCACAACGTTACCTCCTTGGTCGTTGATCCGGTATGACTTTACACCTCGAAGTCGTTCTAATCCGCAAGGCGCTGAACCTTTTCTTCCCAGGTAATGGTATCAACATCCGGTGCTCAGTTGCTTCCTCACGAGGCTATTCAACAGCTTTCTAAACACCTGCTTCCCATTACCACAGTTCTCACACCCAACATTCCCGAAGCAACGCTCATTCTTTCAGAAAATGGTTATTGTGAATTAGCTCAAAAGCAGATTCTTTCCGTCTCTGACATCGAATCCATGGGCCGCCAGATTCAAGCCCTTGGGCCAAAATGGGTCCTCGTCAAGGGTGGCCATCTACCATTTCGGTTTGACATGACGATTGCCAAGGCAGAGAATGAAAAGGAGGTTGTTGTAGACGTTTTGTTGGGACCGGAGGGCCAGGTTTTTCGAGTACAAAGCCCTTATCAGTCAAGTACGAGTACTCATGGCACTGGATGTTCTTTGGCTTGTAAGTGAAAGCTGCCTCATGGTAAACAGTCCCTTTGTCTCGCCTTGGCTCACATTTTCGATCGTCTTTATTCAGCTGCAATTGCTGCCGGGATGGCCAAGGGAATCGACGTCCCCGCCTCTGTCCGCTCAGCTTGCCGATATATTGAAGCTGGTATAAGAAGTGCCCCTAAGCTaggaaatggaaatggacCCCTAGATCACTTTCACTCCATCCAGGTCTTGCCATTCTCCCCGTAAGTGTCTGTACCTGTGCTCTCCAAGTCTTGGAAACGTGACAACTCCCAGGCGCTAATACAAGAATGACGTAAGGGGACGGTTCATTGAGTATCTCCTTGAGCGACCCGAGGTTAAAGATGTCTGGAAGACTTTTGTTCATCATCCATTCGTCATGGCTCTTGGCCAGGGAACATTGCCGCTGGAATCATTCAAGGGATATATCATTCAGGACTACCTTTACTTGGTATGCTATCATTCCTCTCTCTGAGGGTCTCCGCCCTTATCAGTAGATTCGTTGACTCTAACACGCCATATCCTGAGCGCAGGTGCACTTCTCCAGAGCCAATGCTCTTGCCGCATACAAGTCAAATGATATCGAAGACATTAGCAGGGTTAGCCACTTTGTTcaaagaagaggaagcaaatAACGTGGCTGCGCAACTGACAAGGCAAAATTAGGCAAACGAAATTGTTGGCCATATTGTGAGAGAGATGCAATTGCACGTCAATTATTGCAAGACATTTGGCATCTCAGAGGGAGAGATACAAAAGacagaagaaaagcaaggtACGTCCCCCATTCCACACTGTTTGTCAGCTCAAGCTC
It contains:
- a CDS encoding cytosolic regulator Pianissimo (similar to Neosartorya fischeri NRRL 181 XP_001260526.1); amino-acid sequence: MPGQPSSQHGAPNQYSQSSSQAGIGRTSIDRDGSGLQPLNGTSSRNVAASAVSFAPRGSSLNPTVGPGSFSSELRSQMMSSRAGSRMDVGSMYTGSIIDKVDEDGTDAAMQHALSALRDKLNREMKIKEGSENMLEALNIKKAKQTKEQRQRVEAELSASNFRIKELRQKISEAQRTRMPPPTTPTRNRAQETVPQTNGHGLRSPPSISRSAAGSDLDEAAESPTFALAELLQALEVEGMTPEYYVSRANLLVDLFKRHPALKYDLVWAIFGLRVQMMLLSESREVAAAGYRVARYAISDAPSIKKIRSFNTDFLVIRSLNNYRKADVEREQALKFVRAFLDVKDGIKEVSRAIVRTVVAVAEQGEDRRPGINLADQSTDRLRPICIETLAEIMVRDPALLIASGGLGTLSEALAEGTYKSPESLTSAFLFLLDSPQRRKYIIPGYGLDVVFTAFTDQLAGAEGILKQNSRAISVAMRSWSGLMTLSMYDFRPIRSLIASILFPNQSIRETVLDLLFSLLRIKPPAWATSFLAGRRLTTYGRVANLKSATRSRSGTLDIEEDPGEQNFVDHYTSLLLAVFIKSGLLQSLLQMAQSEEDPMLKRKSTLLIGEVLKLSSRLLPPSWSADLQLLPELFSAATEFGNEDHFNASGIVYQISSVSRTLYRSAPSESMAGGLPSSDSMRTLVRLDEQPKSTNVAVALDDATFRQLLIDSSVLNSSNYMKWNWEVILKIIDGPLQTGKRLDEAIKASKFMKRLMSFYRPFKYKFADVKNTRGTQKYIRAGCALVHSLLQSPEGVKFLADSKLLRQIAECLAQCDPTSGLTAQFPMFSRDRLTDTLCGGYFAMLGVLSSEPKGLLLLERWRMFNMMYHIVDFKQRPDLIKLLLSNFDYTLQGHPRVLLSKALTAGTKDIRIHATNALRKCTIGPVANIIGDNETSDSKWAIRLLVTQLYDPEIEVCSTAIKILESACNKKLYLEYIVECRPALDHLGEIGAPLLLRFLSTSIGYHYLDGLDYISNEMDDWFLGRNDSYVGVIEAGLARAFLADPDDHSHRLSLFDDSDPEAEFHDSHVPPHFYRELTRTREGCKLLRDKGHFEEFVTTIRDHGMQTEDMEIMTKVKGCLWAVGNVGSMELGAPFLESSDVVGQIVKIAETHDVMSLRGTAFFVLGLISRSTHGLEILSEHGWDANTTSSGTSLGFCIPNDLSKLFSVAPWKHVNVASILIPDTQRTIQEQPPVQQARPPLEYSECPPLYSDEDINNRILELVVDLGNMVLYKKALTELQKLKQRRPNAFRSTDFFKKVMGLMEWNHYRLGIRRLVIDLFEKNVMRQIVFGDDESDSSEASIADGAEESGEGSSGDDRTERQRSITEPTEMPSDLMPAPLRVRK
- a CDS encoding phosphomethylpyrimidine kinase type-1 (similar to Metarhizium robertsii ARSEF 23 XP_007818679.2), producing the protein MINGRVLVIAGSDCSGGAGLEADQKVLAAHGCYAMTATTALTAQNTMGVKGIHVIPADFVEKQIQACIEDVGVDVIKTGMLAAADTIEMIARQVEKHNVTSLVVDPVMVSTSGAQLLPHEAIQQLSKHLLPITTVLTPNIPEATLILSENGYCELAQKQILSVSDIESMGRQIQALGPKWVLVKGGHLPFRFDMTIAKAENEKEVVVDVLLGPEGQVFRVQSPYQSSTSTHGTGCSLASAIAAGMAKGIDVPASVRSACRYIEAGIRSAPKLGNGNGPLDHFHSIQVLPFSPGRFIEYLLERPEVKDVWKTFVHHPFVMALGQGTLPLESFKGYIIQDYLYLVHFSRANALAAYKSNDIEDISRANEIVGHIVREMQLHVNYCKTFGISEGEIQKTEEKQACTAYTRYVLDIGQSEDWLALQMALAPCLLGYGAVAQMLQSHELTRRDGNIYWPWIQNYIAEDYTQAVRLGSELLEKHARLQSPSRIEELVKIFIHATKMEIGFWEMYPYQ